From Dermochelys coriacea isolate rDerCor1 chromosome 8, rDerCor1.pri.v4, whole genome shotgun sequence, the proteins below share one genomic window:
- the PRR7 gene encoding proline-rich protein 7 isoform X1 translates to MTWGAPSAARHSDGKKLGWALLVWTGLPSLACGSADPCGGRAPPECPPPRLSLPGAWGAGQALSLAPKAPTPWTSPPWLCLPSLPCAGHRRHGNSSWQRGGSPEPVTRRRCRHLGPGDGQQACSALGPACLRLRGAPTPATMVMSQGTYTFLTCFAGFWLIWGLVVLLCCFCSYLRRRRKSQREERLREQNLRALEMEPLHYQGFSGSPPGLAPALPPQLRGEPRHPPAPGPRPWSYRHESDLSKPPCYEEALLMAEPPPPYSEVLMDTRGLYRKINAPFLSHERPEKQEQPPSYKPLFLDRGYSSALHLPSSASQGPALYLGAEHAQRMFPSWMDSELSDRDTYEPGAWHLPVSMPLFGRTTAV, encoded by the exons ATGACTTgg gggGCACCATCGGCGGCTCGGCACAGCGATGGAAAGAAGCTGGGCTGGGCGCTCTTGGTTTGGACGGGGCTACCCAGCCTGGCCTGCGGCTCTGCAGATCCCTGTGGCGGACGAGCCCCTCCAGAGTGCCCACCCCCCCGGCTGTCCCTGCCTGGtgcctggggagcagggcaggcccTGAGCCTCGCCCCGAAAGCCCCCACCCCATGGACCTCgcccccctggctctgcctcccGTCCCTCCCCTGCGCAGGGCACAGGCGCCATGGCAACAGCAGCTGGCAGCGCGGGGGCAGCCCTGAGCCAGTGACGAGGCGTCGGTGCCGGCACCTGGGCCCAGGCGATGGGCAGCAGGCGTGCAGTGCTCTGGGCCCTGCCTGCCTGCGGCTGAGaggagcccccaccccagccaccatGGTGATGTCCCAGGGCACCTACACCTTCCTCACCTGCTTTGCCGGCTTCTGGCTCATCTGGGGCCTCGTCGTGCTgctctgctgcttctgcagctacCTGCGGCGCCGCCGGAAGAGCCAGCGGGAGGAGCGGCTGCGGGAGCAGAACCTGCGTGCGCTGGAGATGGAGCCGCTGCACTACCAGGGCTTCTCGGGCAGCCCCCccggcctggccccagccctgcccccccagctgcgCGGGGAGCCGCGCCACCCACCTGCCCCGGGCCCCCGGCCCTGGAGCTACAGGCATG AGTCGGACCTGTCCAAGCCCCCGTGCTACGAGGAGGCGCTGCTCATGGCTGAGCCGCCGCCACCCTACAGCGAGGTGCTCATGGACACACGAGGGCTGTACCGCAAGATCAACGCCCCGTTCCTGAGCCACGAACGCCCCGAGAAACAGGAGCAGCCCCCCAGCTACAAGCCCCTCTTCCTGGACCGAGGCTACAGCTCAGCCCTgcacctgcccagctctgccagccagggccctgccctCTACTTGGGGGCTGAGCACGCCCAGCGCATGTTCCCCAGCTGGATGGACTCAGAGCTCAGTGACAGGGACACATATGAACCTGGAGCCTGGCACCTCCCTGTCTCCATGCCCTTGTTTGGCAGGACTACGGCGGTTTAG
- the PRR7 gene encoding proline-rich protein 7 isoform X2, which produces MVMSQGTYTFLTCFAGFWLIWGLVVLLCCFCSYLRRRRKSQREERLREQNLRALEMEPLHYQGFSGSPPGLAPALPPQLRGEPRHPPAPGPRPWSYRHESDLSKPPCYEEALLMAEPPPPYSEVLMDTRGLYRKINAPFLSHERPEKQEQPPSYKPLFLDRGYSSALHLPSSASQGPALYLGAEHAQRMFPSWMDSELSDRDTYEPGAWHLPVSMPLFGRTTAV; this is translated from the exons atGGTGATGTCCCAGGGCACCTACACCTTCCTCACCTGCTTTGCCGGCTTCTGGCTCATCTGGGGCCTCGTCGTGCTgctctgctgcttctgcagctacCTGCGGCGCCGCCGGAAGAGCCAGCGGGAGGAGCGGCTGCGGGAGCAGAACCTGCGTGCGCTGGAGATGGAGCCGCTGCACTACCAGGGCTTCTCGGGCAGCCCCCccggcctggccccagccctgcccccccagctgcgCGGGGAGCCGCGCCACCCACCTGCCCCGGGCCCCCGGCCCTGGAGCTACAGGCATG AGTCGGACCTGTCCAAGCCCCCGTGCTACGAGGAGGCGCTGCTCATGGCTGAGCCGCCGCCACCCTACAGCGAGGTGCTCATGGACACACGAGGGCTGTACCGCAAGATCAACGCCCCGTTCCTGAGCCACGAACGCCCCGAGAAACAGGAGCAGCCCCCCAGCTACAAGCCCCTCTTCCTGGACCGAGGCTACAGCTCAGCCCTgcacctgcccagctctgccagccagggccctgccctCTACTTGGGGGCTGAGCACGCCCAGCGCATGTTCCCCAGCTGGATGGACTCAGAGCTCAGTGACAGGGACACATATGAACCTGGAGCCTGGCACCTCCCTGTCTCCATGCCCTTGTTTGGCAGGACTACGGCGGTTTAG
- the DBN1 gene encoding drebrin isoform X3, giving the protein MAGVSFGAHRLALLAAYQEVIGEGSPTDWALYTYEDESDDLKLAASGGGGLQELSGHFENQKVMYGFCSVKEPQAALPKYVLVNWVGEDVADARKCACASHVAKIAEFFQGVDVIVNASSVEDVDPGAIGQRLSNGLARTSSPVLHRLRLREDENTEPVGTTYQKTDAAVEMKRLNREQFWEQAKKEEELRKEEERQKVLEERLRFEQERMEQERMEQEEREKRYREREEQIEEHRRKQQTLEVEEARQRLQEQSIFGEQQYGEENGQELKKSESEVEEAAAIIARRPDNPREFFKQQERVASGSSDATSPFSQRTGSQSDAHRKASAVGCSPCDSSPASTPVGEQIERALDEVTQQAPRKDSPGPSSEVLAPLTADEPPGDPKWTAAQGGGLGPTEDLVFLEPREPLLFPVAMLPAEESSGPTQPPGPESLIDLWQNDSTTPPAAWELATPASPGPPAPLLVEVDVPPATPVTPAPPDDNLLNFDELPEPPATFCDAEQDEEPATLIAMEGPHQMTLSYQHALQEAASGQQAPEPQLLTNGEMAQKEGVQASEGYFSQSQDEEFGQVETSAKTPPAVFYAKPPEIDITCWDADPVPEDEESFGGSV; this is encoded by the exons GGCTTTGTACACCTACGAGGATGAGTCTGATGACCTGAAGCTGGCTGCGTCAGGAG GAGGCGGTTTGCAGGAGCTCTCTGGCCACTTTGAGAACCAGAAGGTGATGTACGGCTTCTGCAGCGTCAAAGAGCCCCAGGCAGCGCTGCCCAAATACGTTCTGGTCAACTGG GTTGGGGAGGACGTGGCCGATGCCCGCAAGTGTGCCTGTGCCAGCCATGTGGCCAAAATCGCAGAGTTCTTCCAg GGTGTGGATGTTATCGTCAACGCCAGCAGTGTGGAGGACGTGGACCCGGGGGCCATTGGGCAGCGCCTCTCCAACGGTCTGGCTCGCACCTCCAGCCCCGTGCTGCACCGCCTGCGGCTGCGAGAGGACGAAAACACCGAGCCCGTG GGCACAACCTATCAGAAGACTGATGCAGCTGTAGAGATGAAACGGCTCAACCGGGAGCAGTTCTGGGAACAGGCCAAG aaggaggaggagctaCGGAAGGAGGAGGAGCGACAGAAGGTGCTGGAGGAGCGGCTGCGCTTTGAGCAGGAGCGCATGGAGCAGGAGCGCATGGAGCAGGAGGAGCGGGAGAAGCGCTATCGGGAGCGTGAGGAGCAGATTGAGGAGCACAG GCGGAAGCAGCAGACTCTGGAGGTGGAGGAGGCCAGGCAGCGCTTGCAGGAACAGTCCATCTTC GGTGAGCAGCAGTACGGGGAGGAGAACGGGCAGGAGCTGAAGAAGTCGGAGTCGGAAGTGGag GAAGCTGCCGCCATCATCGCGCGGCGCCCCGACAACCCCCGCGAGTTCTTCAAGCAGCAGGAGCGAGTGGCCTCGGGCAGCTCCGATGCCACATCCCCCTTCAGCCAGAGGacag GCAGCCAGTCGGACGCTCACAGAAAGGCCTCGGCCgtgggctgcagcccctgtgaCTCCAGCCCGGCCTCCACACCTGTCGGGGAGCAGATCGAGAGGGCTCTGGATGAAGTGACGCAGCAGGCCCCACGGAaag ACTCGCCCGGACCCAGCAGCGAGGTGCTGGCGCCGCTGACAGCAGACGAGCCGCCTGGGGACCCTAAGTGGACAGCGGCACAGGGGGGCGGGCTGGGCCCCACCGAGGACCTTGTGTTCCTGGAGCCCAGAGAGCCGCTGCTGTTCCCTGTGGCCATGCTGCCCGCAGAGGAGTCCTCAGGCCCCACGCAGCCCCCCGGCCCCGAGAGCCTTATCGACCTGTGGCAGAACGACAGCACCACCCCACCCGCCGCCTGGGAGCTGGCCACACCTGCATCGCCAGGGCCCCCTGCGCCCCTCCTGGTGGAGGTGGACGTGCCCCCAGCCACCCCTGTGACCCCCGCCCCCCCTGACGACAACCTGCTGAACTTCGACGAGCTGCCCGAACCACCGGCCACCTTCTGCGACGCGGAGCAGGACGAGGAGCCGGCCACCCTCATTGCCATGGAGGGGCCGCACCAGATGACGCTCAGCTACCAGCATGCCCTGCAGGAGGCTGCCAGTGGGCAGCAGGCCCCCGAGCCCCAGCTGCTGACCAATGGGGAGATGGCCCAGAAGGAAGGGGTGCAG GCCAGCGAGGGCTACTTCAGCCAGTCACAGGACGAAGAGTTCGGCCAGGTGGAGACTTCTGCCAAAACTCCTCCTGCTGTGTTCTACGCCAAGCCCCCCG AGATCGACATCACCTGCTGGGACGCCGACCCGGTGCCTGAGGACGAGGAGAGCTTTGGGGGCAGCGTCTAA
- the DBN1 gene encoding drebrin isoform X2 encodes MAGVSFGAHRLALLAAYQEVIGEGSPTDWALYTYEDESDDLKLAASGGGGLQELSGHFENQKVMYGFCSVKEPQAALPKYVLVNWVGEDVADARKCACASHVAKIAEFFQGVDVIVNASSVEDVDPGAIGQRLSNGLARTSSPVLHRLRLREDENTEPVGTTYQKTDAAVEMKRLNREQFWEQAKKEEELRKEEERQKVLEERLRFEQERMEQERMEQEEREKRYREREEQIEEHRRKQQTLEVEEARQRLQEQSIFGEQQYGEENGQELKKSESEVEEAAAIIARRPDNPREFFKQQERVASGSSDATSPFSQRTGRLHCPFIKTPDSGPPSSSSSSSSPPRTPFPYVTCHRTPNLSSFFPCSQSDAHRKASAVGCSPCDSSPASTPVGEQIERALDEVTQQAPRKDSPGPSSEVLAPLTADEPPGDPKWTAAQGGGLGPTEDLVFLEPREPLLFPVAMLPAEESSGPTQPPGPESLIDLWQNDSTTPPAAWELATPASPGPPAPLLVEVDVPPATPVTPAPPDDNLLNFDELPEPPATFCDAEQDEEPATLIAMEGPHQMTLSYQHALQEAASGQQAPEPQLLTNGEMAQKEGVQASEGYFSQSQDEEFGQVETSAKTPPAVFYAKPPEIDITCWDADPVPEDEESFGGSV; translated from the exons GGCTTTGTACACCTACGAGGATGAGTCTGATGACCTGAAGCTGGCTGCGTCAGGAG GAGGCGGTTTGCAGGAGCTCTCTGGCCACTTTGAGAACCAGAAGGTGATGTACGGCTTCTGCAGCGTCAAAGAGCCCCAGGCAGCGCTGCCCAAATACGTTCTGGTCAACTGG GTTGGGGAGGACGTGGCCGATGCCCGCAAGTGTGCCTGTGCCAGCCATGTGGCCAAAATCGCAGAGTTCTTCCAg GGTGTGGATGTTATCGTCAACGCCAGCAGTGTGGAGGACGTGGACCCGGGGGCCATTGGGCAGCGCCTCTCCAACGGTCTGGCTCGCACCTCCAGCCCCGTGCTGCACCGCCTGCGGCTGCGAGAGGACGAAAACACCGAGCCCGTG GGCACAACCTATCAGAAGACTGATGCAGCTGTAGAGATGAAACGGCTCAACCGGGAGCAGTTCTGGGAACAGGCCAAG aaggaggaggagctaCGGAAGGAGGAGGAGCGACAGAAGGTGCTGGAGGAGCGGCTGCGCTTTGAGCAGGAGCGCATGGAGCAGGAGCGCATGGAGCAGGAGGAGCGGGAGAAGCGCTATCGGGAGCGTGAGGAGCAGATTGAGGAGCACAG GCGGAAGCAGCAGACTCTGGAGGTGGAGGAGGCCAGGCAGCGCTTGCAGGAACAGTCCATCTTC GGTGAGCAGCAGTACGGGGAGGAGAACGGGCAGGAGCTGAAGAAGTCGGAGTCGGAAGTGGag GAAGCTGCCGCCATCATCGCGCGGCGCCCCGACAACCCCCGCGAGTTCTTCAAGCAGCAGGAGCGAGTGGCCTCGGGCAGCTCCGATGCCACATCCCCCTTCAGCCAGAGGacag GTCGTCTGCACTGTCCTTTCATAAAGACACCTGACAGTGGGccgccttcctcctcctcctcctcttcctcccccccgcggACCCCCTTCCCCTATGTCACCTGCCACCGCACACCAAACCTCTCCTCCTTCTTCCCAT GCAGCCAGTCGGACGCTCACAGAAAGGCCTCGGCCgtgggctgcagcccctgtgaCTCCAGCCCGGCCTCCACACCTGTCGGGGAGCAGATCGAGAGGGCTCTGGATGAAGTGACGCAGCAGGCCCCACGGAaag ACTCGCCCGGACCCAGCAGCGAGGTGCTGGCGCCGCTGACAGCAGACGAGCCGCCTGGGGACCCTAAGTGGACAGCGGCACAGGGGGGCGGGCTGGGCCCCACCGAGGACCTTGTGTTCCTGGAGCCCAGAGAGCCGCTGCTGTTCCCTGTGGCCATGCTGCCCGCAGAGGAGTCCTCAGGCCCCACGCAGCCCCCCGGCCCCGAGAGCCTTATCGACCTGTGGCAGAACGACAGCACCACCCCACCCGCCGCCTGGGAGCTGGCCACACCTGCATCGCCAGGGCCCCCTGCGCCCCTCCTGGTGGAGGTGGACGTGCCCCCAGCCACCCCTGTGACCCCCGCCCCCCCTGACGACAACCTGCTGAACTTCGACGAGCTGCCCGAACCACCGGCCACCTTCTGCGACGCGGAGCAGGACGAGGAGCCGGCCACCCTCATTGCCATGGAGGGGCCGCACCAGATGACGCTCAGCTACCAGCATGCCCTGCAGGAGGCTGCCAGTGGGCAGCAGGCCCCCGAGCCCCAGCTGCTGACCAATGGGGAGATGGCCCAGAAGGAAGGGGTGCAG GCCAGCGAGGGCTACTTCAGCCAGTCACAGGACGAAGAGTTCGGCCAGGTGGAGACTTCTGCCAAAACTCCTCCTGCTGTGTTCTACGCCAAGCCCCCCG AGATCGACATCACCTGCTGGGACGCCGACCCGGTGCCTGAGGACGAGGAGAGCTTTGGGGGCAGCGTCTAA
- the DBN1 gene encoding drebrin isoform X1 — MAGVSFGAHRLALLAAYQEVIGEGSPTDWALYTYEDESDDLKLAASGGGGLQELSGHFENQKVMYGFCSVKEPQAALPKYVLVNWVGEDVADARKCACASHVAKIAEFFQGVDVIVNASSVEDVDPGAIGQRLSNGLARTSSPVLHRLRLREDENTEPVGTTYQKTDAAVEMKRLNREQFWEQAKKEEELRKEEERQKVLEERLRFEQERMEQERMEQEEREKRYREREEQIEEHRRKQQTLEVEEARQRLQEQSIFGEQQYGEENGQELKKSESEVEEAAAIIARRPDNPREFFKQQERVASGSSDATSPFSQRTAGRLHCPFIKTPDSGPPSSSSSSSSPPRTPFPYVTCHRTPNLSSFFPCSQSDAHRKASAVGCSPCDSSPASTPVGEQIERALDEVTQQAPRKDSPGPSSEVLAPLTADEPPGDPKWTAAQGGGLGPTEDLVFLEPREPLLFPVAMLPAEESSGPTQPPGPESLIDLWQNDSTTPPAAWELATPASPGPPAPLLVEVDVPPATPVTPAPPDDNLLNFDELPEPPATFCDAEQDEEPATLIAMEGPHQMTLSYQHALQEAASGQQAPEPQLLTNGEMAQKEGVQASEGYFSQSQDEEFGQVETSAKTPPAVFYAKPPEIDITCWDADPVPEDEESFGGSV; from the exons GGCTTTGTACACCTACGAGGATGAGTCTGATGACCTGAAGCTGGCTGCGTCAGGAG GAGGCGGTTTGCAGGAGCTCTCTGGCCACTTTGAGAACCAGAAGGTGATGTACGGCTTCTGCAGCGTCAAAGAGCCCCAGGCAGCGCTGCCCAAATACGTTCTGGTCAACTGG GTTGGGGAGGACGTGGCCGATGCCCGCAAGTGTGCCTGTGCCAGCCATGTGGCCAAAATCGCAGAGTTCTTCCAg GGTGTGGATGTTATCGTCAACGCCAGCAGTGTGGAGGACGTGGACCCGGGGGCCATTGGGCAGCGCCTCTCCAACGGTCTGGCTCGCACCTCCAGCCCCGTGCTGCACCGCCTGCGGCTGCGAGAGGACGAAAACACCGAGCCCGTG GGCACAACCTATCAGAAGACTGATGCAGCTGTAGAGATGAAACGGCTCAACCGGGAGCAGTTCTGGGAACAGGCCAAG aaggaggaggagctaCGGAAGGAGGAGGAGCGACAGAAGGTGCTGGAGGAGCGGCTGCGCTTTGAGCAGGAGCGCATGGAGCAGGAGCGCATGGAGCAGGAGGAGCGGGAGAAGCGCTATCGGGAGCGTGAGGAGCAGATTGAGGAGCACAG GCGGAAGCAGCAGACTCTGGAGGTGGAGGAGGCCAGGCAGCGCTTGCAGGAACAGTCCATCTTC GGTGAGCAGCAGTACGGGGAGGAGAACGGGCAGGAGCTGAAGAAGTCGGAGTCGGAAGTGGag GAAGCTGCCGCCATCATCGCGCGGCGCCCCGACAACCCCCGCGAGTTCTTCAAGCAGCAGGAGCGAGTGGCCTCGGGCAGCTCCGATGCCACATCCCCCTTCAGCCAGAGGacag CAGGTCGTCTGCACTGTCCTTTCATAAAGACACCTGACAGTGGGccgccttcctcctcctcctcctcttcctcccccccgcggACCCCCTTCCCCTATGTCACCTGCCACCGCACACCAAACCTCTCCTCCTTCTTCCCAT GCAGCCAGTCGGACGCTCACAGAAAGGCCTCGGCCgtgggctgcagcccctgtgaCTCCAGCCCGGCCTCCACACCTGTCGGGGAGCAGATCGAGAGGGCTCTGGATGAAGTGACGCAGCAGGCCCCACGGAaag ACTCGCCCGGACCCAGCAGCGAGGTGCTGGCGCCGCTGACAGCAGACGAGCCGCCTGGGGACCCTAAGTGGACAGCGGCACAGGGGGGCGGGCTGGGCCCCACCGAGGACCTTGTGTTCCTGGAGCCCAGAGAGCCGCTGCTGTTCCCTGTGGCCATGCTGCCCGCAGAGGAGTCCTCAGGCCCCACGCAGCCCCCCGGCCCCGAGAGCCTTATCGACCTGTGGCAGAACGACAGCACCACCCCACCCGCCGCCTGGGAGCTGGCCACACCTGCATCGCCAGGGCCCCCTGCGCCCCTCCTGGTGGAGGTGGACGTGCCCCCAGCCACCCCTGTGACCCCCGCCCCCCCTGACGACAACCTGCTGAACTTCGACGAGCTGCCCGAACCACCGGCCACCTTCTGCGACGCGGAGCAGGACGAGGAGCCGGCCACCCTCATTGCCATGGAGGGGCCGCACCAGATGACGCTCAGCTACCAGCATGCCCTGCAGGAGGCTGCCAGTGGGCAGCAGGCCCCCGAGCCCCAGCTGCTGACCAATGGGGAGATGGCCCAGAAGGAAGGGGTGCAG GCCAGCGAGGGCTACTTCAGCCAGTCACAGGACGAAGAGTTCGGCCAGGTGGAGACTTCTGCCAAAACTCCTCCTGCTGTGTTCTACGCCAAGCCCCCCG AGATCGACATCACCTGCTGGGACGCCGACCCGGTGCCTGAGGACGAGGAGAGCTTTGGGGGCAGCGTCTAA